A stretch of the Rosa rugosa chromosome 5, drRosRugo1.1, whole genome shotgun sequence genome encodes the following:
- the LOC133710384 gene encoding pentatricopeptide repeat-containing protein At1g50270 — MMGSTILSLRHKDTTFNHLKQIHSLLITLGPSQNDCLLPKLLTSIAPTSKPTHLAYASFLIDHVQEPTSTHLWNSIIRAFSTTSEPHRSLVSYSTMRRSGVVPDQHTFPLLLKAFPKLKNKDPFQFYAHTVKFGLNLDQFVGNSFISVLSGCGYLEAAHQVFVESTEKDVIAWTALVDGYVKNGHALEAMKCFVEMRLVGIRVDEVTVVSALCAAGMAGDVWFGRCVHGFYVEAGRVKWDVFVGSALVDMYMKCGCHDDARKVFSAMPSKNVVSWTALIAGYVQCEKYKDALLVLKCMVSEDVKPNQSTLSSVLTSCAHVGALDQGKLIHGYIYRHRVQVNMLLGTGLVDMYAKCGCIVKALSVFSKLPSKDVFTWTAMINGLASHGDALGALNLFSQMLQNGVLPNEVTFMGVLSACAHSGLVDEGRKAFGSMKQVFHLEPNVDHYGCMVDLLGRAGYLEEARQMIEDMPMLPTAGIWGTFLGACVIHKNFELGQLAGSHLIKLDSKHSGRFVLLANLYSTWKKWKVAAGIRKLMKGKGVEKIPGYSWIEVNGAMFEFAAFDKSHSESDHIYVMLENMLVQLRLSGYVPETNLLAF, encoded by the coding sequence ATGATGGGTAGCACCATCTTGTCTCTGCGCCACAAAGACACAACCTTTAACCATTTGAAGCAAATTCACTCCCTCCTCATTACCCTTGGCCCATCACAAAACGATTGCTTGCTGCCCAAGCTTCTCACTTCCATTGCACCCACCTCTAAGCCTACCCATCTTGCCTACGCTTCCTTCCTCATTGACCATGTACAAGAACCCACCTCCACTCACCTATGGAACTCCATCATCAGAGCATTTTCTACTACTTCAGAGCCTCACAGGTCCCTTGTTTCATATTCAACAATGCGCCGAAGCGGGGTCGTTCCGGACCAGCACACCTTCCCATTGCTGCTCAAGGCCTTTCCCAAGTTGAAAAACAAAGACCCATTTCAGTTTTATGCTCATACAGTGAAATTTGGATTGAATTTGGATCAGTTTGTGGGGAATTCGTTTATATCTGTGTTGTCTGGTTGTGGGTACTTGGAGGCTGCACACCAGGTGTTTGTTGAAAGTACTGAGAAGGATGTGATTGCTTGGACGGCGTTGGTTGATGGGTATGTTAAGAATGGTCATGCTTTGGAAGCAATGAAGTGTTTTGTGGAAATGAGATTGGTTGGGATTAGGGTTGATGAGGTGACTGTTGTTAGTGCTCTTTGTGCTGCTGGAATGGCCGGTGATGTTTGGTTCGGGCGGTGTGTTCATGGCTTCTATGTAGAAGCAGGCAGAGTAAAATGGGATGTCTTTGTTGGTAGTGCTCTTGTTGATATGTACATGAAGTGTGGCTGCCATGACGATGCTCGAAAAGTGTTTAGTGCCATGCCGAGTAAAAATGTGGTATCTTGGACTGCGTTGATAGCGGGTTATGTGCAATGTGAGAAATATAAAGATGCACTGCTTGTCTTGAAATGTATGGTTTCGGAGGATGTCAAGCCTAACCAATCTACATTGTCGAGTGTACTTACCTCTTGTGCGCACGTAGGGGCATTGGATCAAGGAAAGTTGATCCATGGCTATATATATAGGCATAGAGTACAAGTGAACATGTTGCTTGGAACAGGGTTAGTAGATATGTATGCAAAATGTGGGTGCATTGTTAAGGCTCTATCGGTTTTCAGCAAGCTGCCCAGCAAGGATGTCTTTACATGGACTGCTATGATTAATGGGTTGGCATCACATGGGGATGCTTTAGGCGCTTTGAACTTATTCTCGCAGATGTTACAGAATGGAGTTCTACCCAATGAAGTAACCTTCATGGGTGTTCTTAGTGCGTGTGCTCATAGTGGCCTTGTAGATGAGGGACGCAAGGCTTTTGGATCAATGAAGCAAGTTTTCCATTTGGAGCCAAATGTAGATCACTACGGCTGTATGGTTGATTTACTTGGTAGGGCTGGGTACTTGGAGGAAGCCAGACAAATGATCGAGGACATGCCAATGTTGCCTACAGCTGGTATATGGGGAACTTTCCTTGGTGCTTGCGTGATTCACAAGAATTTTGAGCTAGGTCAACTTGCAGGAAGTCATTTGATCAAGCTAGATTCCAAGCACAGTGGAAGATTCGTGCTTCTGGCAAACTTGTATTCAACTTGGAAAAAATGGAAAGTAGCTGCTGGCATCAGGAAGCTCATGAAAGGGAAAGGCGTTGAAAAAATACCAGGGTATAGCTGGATAGAAGTCAATGGTGCAATGTTCGAGTTCGCTGCGTTTGACAAATCACATTCTGAATCAGATCATATATATGTGATGTTGGAAAACATGCTTGTGCAGTTGAGACTCTCTGGTTATGTTCCCGAGACTAACCTACTAGCATTTTGA
- the LOC133710477 gene encoding E3 ubiquitin-protein ligase BRE1-like: MASHTSEECSQRGKRPLTIDLNYPAPCEEVVLNTRFAWANSQQGQDEGHGRLAPQTSNDCEVIDEDIAFISPVIYAQSKNSSRRNLEVRDVVATNTEMHGGHSDWGAQIPQIPLHCHKRKRTLRNQAVLNWELHFSSEDGDKNKIEEVPSPELPESTPPQEIPSFSCPICLGSLSEETSTKCGHIFCKMCIEASIKVQHKCPTCRKKLRMKDTIRVYLPTK, translated from the exons ATGGCCTCACACACTTCAGAGGAATGTTCTCAAAGGGGGAAGAGGCCACTAACTATAGACCTCAACTATCCAGCTCCGTGTGAGGAGGTGGTTCTAAATACCAGATTTGCCTGGGCCAATAGCCAACAAGGTCAAGATGAAGGACATGGTCGGTTAGCACCACAAACTTCAAATGATTGTGAGGTCATTGATGAGGACATTGCTTTCATATCCCCGGTGATATATGCCCAA TCCAAGAATAGTTCCAGAAGAAACCTTGAGGTGAGGGACGTCGTAGCTACCAATACAGAAATGCATGGTGGCCATTCAG ATTGGGGTGCTCAGATTCCTCAAATTCCCCTTCATTGCCACAAGCGCAAAAGAACTTTACGAAATCAAGCAGTTTTGAATTGGGAGCTTCACTTTAGCTCAGAAGATGGTGACAAGAACAAG ATAGAGGAAGTACCTTCTCCTGAGCTTCCTGAGAGCACACCACCTCAAGAGATACCTTCCTTCAGCTGCCCAATATGTTTGGGCTCTTTAAGTGAAGAAACATCGACGAAATGTGGTCACATCTTCTGCAAGATGTGTATTGAAGCATCAATAAAAGTTCAGCACAAATGCCCAACTTGTCGTAAAAAGCTTAGAATGAAAGACACCATCAGGGTGTACCTTCCTACCAAATGA
- the LOC133711417 gene encoding pentatricopeptide repeat-containing protein At1g06580-like yields the protein MIRRGVNPNVVTYNSLIHGFCLSGKWTEATSLLNRMMDEGVSPNVVTSTSAIDALCKERRTKDALTVLQVMTQRGLSPDVITYNCLIHGISNTSQWGEATSLFDELVGLGISPNIITLTALFDALRKEGMTEKARKAVGAIFLYGMEGRDGLWFYGAEGSCS from the exons ATGATCCGTAGAGGTGTAAACCCTAATGTTGTCACCTACAACTCCTTAATCCATGGATTTTGCCTTTCTGGCAAATGGACAGAGGCCACAAGCTTGCTTAATAGAATGATGGATGAAGGAGTATCACCAAATGTTGTAACCTCAACCTCTGCAATTGATGCTCTTTGCAAGGAGAGAAGGACCAAGGACGCCCTCACTGTTTTACAG GTAATGACTCAAAGAGGTCTAAGTCCTGATGTAATCACTTACAACTGTTTAATTCATGGCATATCCAATACATCACAATGGGGTGAAGCGACAAGTTTGTTTGATGAACTGGTAGGTTTGGGCATCTCACCCAATATAATTACTTTGACAGCACTTTTTGATGCTCTCCGTAAAGAAGGGATGACAGAAAAGGCTCGCAAAGCAGTTGGGGCAATATTTCTGTATGGTATGGAG GGCAGAGATGGTCTTTGGTTTTATGGTGCTGAAGGGTCATGTTCCTGA
- the LOC133709779 gene encoding beta-galactosidase 9 isoform X1, translating into MLRLRCLLLCLTIHFAAVAAAFFKPFNVSYDHRALIIDGNRRMLISAGIHYPRATPQMWPDLIAKSKEGGADVIQTYAFWSGHEPQRGQYYFEGRYDIVKFVKLVGASGLYLHLRIGPYVCAEWNFGGFPVWLRDIPGIEFRTNNAPFKEEMQRFVKKMVDLMREEELFCWQGGPVIMLQIENEYGNMESSYGQRGKEYVKWAAEMALGLGAGVPWVMCKQVDAPGSIIDACNGYYCDGYKSNSYNKPILWTEDWDGWYASWGGRLPHRPVEDLAFAVARFFQRGGSFQNYYMYFGGTNFGRTSGGPFYITSYDYDAPIDEYGLLSEPKWGHLKDLHAAIKLCEPALVAADSPHYIKLGPKQEAHVYGTTVHTKGLNFTWFGRSQSQCSAFLANIDEHKSASVTFLGQKYNLPPWSVSILPDCRNVVFNTAKVGAQTSIKRVNSDLPLPVISENKNLYTMEPWMTLEEPISIWSENNFTVRGILEHLNVTKDHSDYLWHITRIFVSDEDISFWEESNISPAITIDSMRDVLRVFVNGQLTGSVIGHWVKVVQPVRFVKGYNDLLLLTQTVGLQNYGAFLEKDGAGFRGHVKLTGFKNGDIDLSTLLWTYQVGLKGEFFKIYTIEENDKAGWAELSLDADPSTFTWYKTYFDSPAGTDPVALNLGSMGKGQAWVNGHHIGRYWTLVAPKDGCQEICDYRGAYNSDKCSTNCGKPTQTWYHIPRSWLQASSNLLVIFEEIGGNPFEISINSLAVGTICAQVSESHYPPVQKWLNPDFIDEKGRVNDRTPEIHLQCQDGFIISSIEFASYGSPQGHCQKFSQGNCHASNSFSIVSEACLGKNSCSVGVSNLVFGGDPCRGIVKTLAVEARCRSLPTVGFSQL; encoded by the exons atGCTCCGGCTCCGATGCCTCCTTCTCTGCCTCACTATCCACTTCGCCGCGGTTGCCGCCGCGTTCTTCAAGCCGTTCAACGTCAGCTACGACCACCGCGCTCTCATCATCGATGGCAACCGCCGCATGCTCATCTCCGCCGGCATCCACTACCCTCGCGCCACTCCTCAG ATGTGGCCTGATTTGATTGCAAAGAGCAAGGAAGGCGGGGCGGATGTGATCCAGACCTATGCATTTTGGAGCGGTCACGAGCCGCAGAGAGGACAG TACTATTTTGAAGGGAGATATGATATCGTCAAGTTTGTGAAGTTAGTGGGAGCTAGTGGACTCTATCTCCATCTTCGCATAGGGCCTTACGTCTGCGCCGAGTGGAACTTTGG TGGCTTCCCGGTGTGGTTGCGGGACATACCTGGAATAGAATTCCGAACAAACAATGCACCTTTTAAG GAAGAGATGCAGCGGTTTGTTAAAAAGATGGTGGATCTGATGCGAGAGGAAGAGCTGTTTTGTTGGCAAGGGGGTCCAGTAATTATGCTACAG ATTGAAAATGAATATGGAAATATGGAAAGCTCATATGGACAGAGAGGGAAGGAATATGTTAAGTGGGCTGCTGAGATGGCTCTAGGTCTCGGTGCTGGGGTCCCATGGGTCATGTGCAAGCAAGTTGATGCTCCAGGAAGTATT ATAGATGCATGCAATGGATACTACTGTGATGGATACAAGTCAAATTCATATAATAAGCCAATTCTTTGGACAGAAGATTGGGATGGATG GTATGCATCATGGGGTGGAAGATTGCCTCACAGGCCTGTTGAAGATCTTGCATTTGCAGTAGCACGATTTTTCCAACGTGGAGGGAGCTTTCAGAATTATTAtatg TATTTTGGTGGTACGAACTTTGGCCGGACTTCTGGGGGGCCATTTTATATTACCAGTTATGATTATGATGCTCCAATTGATGAATATG GACTGCTGAGTGAACCTAAATGGGGACATCTGAAGGATCTGCATGCTGCTATAAAGCTTTGTGAGCCTGCTCTTGTTGCTGCGGATTCACCGCATTACATTAAATTGGGACCAAAACAGGAG GCACATGTATACGGTACAACAGTTCACACTAAAGGCTTAAACTTTACTTGGTTTGGTAGAAGTCAAAGCCAGTGTTCTGCATTCCTCGCAAACATTGATGAACATAAATCAGCCTCTGTAACATTCCTAGGTCAAAAATATAATCTGCCACCATGGTCAGTCAGTATATTGCCAGACTGTAGGAACGTTGTGTTCAACACTGCCAAG GTTGGGGCGCAAACTTCCATAAAAAGAGTAAACTCTGATTTGCCTCTTCCAGTTATTTCCGAGAACAAAAATTTGTATACCATGGAACCCTGGATGACTTTAGAAGAGCCAATTAGTATTTGGAGTGAGAACAATTTCACAGTCCGAGGAATATTGGAGCATTTAAATGTGACAAAGGACCATTCTGATTACCTGTGGCATATAACCAG AATATTTGTTTCAGATGAGGACATCTCTTTTTGGGAGGAAAGCAATATTAGTCCAGCAATTACAATCGATAGCATGCGAGATGTGTTGCGTGTATTTGTTAATGGCCAGCTTACAG GCAGTGTGATCGGTCATTGGGTCAAGGTAGTGCAGCCTGTTAGGTTTGTCAAGGGATATAATGACTTGTTGCTGTTAACTCAGACAGTTGGCTTGCAG AACTATGGTGCTTTCCTTGAGAAAGATGGGGCAGGATTTAGAGGACATGTCAAACTGACTGGGTTTAAAAATGGGGATATTGACCTCTCAACATTGTTATGGACTTACCAG GTTGGGCTTAAAGGAGAGTTTTTCAAAATATACACCATAGAAGAAAATGACAAGGCAGGTTGGGCTGAGTTGTCGCTAGATGCCGATCCATCCACTTTCACCTGGTACAAG ACATACTTTGATAGCCCTGCTGGCACAGATCCAGTTGCTCTAAATTTAGGAAGCATGGGAAAGGGCCAGGCTTGGGTCAATGGCCACCATATAGGAAGATATTGGACACTTGTTGCTCCAAAAGATGGATGCCAAGAAATCTGTGATTATCGAGGGGCATACAACTCCGATAAGTGCTCAACAAATTGTGGGAAGCCTACTCAAACCTG GTACCATATTCCACGGTCATGGTTGCAGGCTTCAAGTAATTTGCTTGTTATCTTTGAGGAAATTGGAGGGAATCCATTTGAGATTTCAATCAACTCGCTTGCAGTTGGAACCATCTGTGCTCAAGTGTCAGAGTCTCACTACCCACCTGTCCAGAAGTGGTTAAATCCAGATTTTATTGATGAAAAGGGCAGAGTAAATGATCGGACACCAGAAATTCACTTGCAATGTCAAGACGGGTTTATAATATCTTCCATAGAATTTGCCAGCTATGGAAGCCCTCAAGGTCATTGCCAGAAGTTTTCTCAAGGGAACTGCCATGCTTCGAATTCTTTCTCCATAGTTTCTGAG GCTTGCCTGGGAAAGAATAGCTGTTCTGTTGGAGTATCAAATCTTGTATTTGGAGGTGACCCATGCCGGGGCATTGTTAAGACATTGGCTGTTGAGGCAAGATGCAGGTCACTACCAACTGTTGGTTTTTCTCAGCTCTGA
- the LOC133709779 gene encoding beta-galactosidase 9 isoform X2: MHLLSLGKTNWSPGTVTSFSMNSLWEGIEEESCHTGALLFWQLYGWSGEKGTKKEEMQRFVKKMVDLMREEELFCWQGGPVIMLQIENEYGNMESSYGQRGKEYVKWAAEMALGLGAGVPWVMCKQVDAPGSIIDACNGYYCDGYKSNSYNKPILWTEDWDGWYASWGGRLPHRPVEDLAFAVARFFQRGGSFQNYYMYFGGTNFGRTSGGPFYITSYDYDAPIDEYGLLSEPKWGHLKDLHAAIKLCEPALVAADSPHYIKLGPKQEAHVYGTTVHTKGLNFTWFGRSQSQCSAFLANIDEHKSASVTFLGQKYNLPPWSVSILPDCRNVVFNTAKVGAQTSIKRVNSDLPLPVISENKNLYTMEPWMTLEEPISIWSENNFTVRGILEHLNVTKDHSDYLWHITRIFVSDEDISFWEESNISPAITIDSMRDVLRVFVNGQLTGSVIGHWVKVVQPVRFVKGYNDLLLLTQTVGLQNYGAFLEKDGAGFRGHVKLTGFKNGDIDLSTLLWTYQVGLKGEFFKIYTIEENDKAGWAELSLDADPSTFTWYKTYFDSPAGTDPVALNLGSMGKGQAWVNGHHIGRYWTLVAPKDGCQEICDYRGAYNSDKCSTNCGKPTQTWYHIPRSWLQASSNLLVIFEEIGGNPFEISINSLAVGTICAQVSESHYPPVQKWLNPDFIDEKGRVNDRTPEIHLQCQDGFIISSIEFASYGSPQGHCQKFSQGNCHASNSFSIVSEACLGKNSCSVGVSNLVFGGDPCRGIVKTLAVEARCRSLPTVGFSQL, translated from the exons ATGCACCTTTTAAG CCTGGGCAAGACAAATTGGTCCCCAGGAACTGTTACAtcattttcaatgaattctttaTGGGAGGGTATTGAAGAAGAGAGCTGCCACACCGGAGCTCTATTGTTTTGGCAGCTGTACGGGTGGTCTGGTGAGAAAGGAACAAAGAAG GAAGAGATGCAGCGGTTTGTTAAAAAGATGGTGGATCTGATGCGAGAGGAAGAGCTGTTTTGTTGGCAAGGGGGTCCAGTAATTATGCTACAG ATTGAAAATGAATATGGAAATATGGAAAGCTCATATGGACAGAGAGGGAAGGAATATGTTAAGTGGGCTGCTGAGATGGCTCTAGGTCTCGGTGCTGGGGTCCCATGGGTCATGTGCAAGCAAGTTGATGCTCCAGGAAGTATT ATAGATGCATGCAATGGATACTACTGTGATGGATACAAGTCAAATTCATATAATAAGCCAATTCTTTGGACAGAAGATTGGGATGGATG GTATGCATCATGGGGTGGAAGATTGCCTCACAGGCCTGTTGAAGATCTTGCATTTGCAGTAGCACGATTTTTCCAACGTGGAGGGAGCTTTCAGAATTATTAtatg TATTTTGGTGGTACGAACTTTGGCCGGACTTCTGGGGGGCCATTTTATATTACCAGTTATGATTATGATGCTCCAATTGATGAATATG GACTGCTGAGTGAACCTAAATGGGGACATCTGAAGGATCTGCATGCTGCTATAAAGCTTTGTGAGCCTGCTCTTGTTGCTGCGGATTCACCGCATTACATTAAATTGGGACCAAAACAGGAG GCACATGTATACGGTACAACAGTTCACACTAAAGGCTTAAACTTTACTTGGTTTGGTAGAAGTCAAAGCCAGTGTTCTGCATTCCTCGCAAACATTGATGAACATAAATCAGCCTCTGTAACATTCCTAGGTCAAAAATATAATCTGCCACCATGGTCAGTCAGTATATTGCCAGACTGTAGGAACGTTGTGTTCAACACTGCCAAG GTTGGGGCGCAAACTTCCATAAAAAGAGTAAACTCTGATTTGCCTCTTCCAGTTATTTCCGAGAACAAAAATTTGTATACCATGGAACCCTGGATGACTTTAGAAGAGCCAATTAGTATTTGGAGTGAGAACAATTTCACAGTCCGAGGAATATTGGAGCATTTAAATGTGACAAAGGACCATTCTGATTACCTGTGGCATATAACCAG AATATTTGTTTCAGATGAGGACATCTCTTTTTGGGAGGAAAGCAATATTAGTCCAGCAATTACAATCGATAGCATGCGAGATGTGTTGCGTGTATTTGTTAATGGCCAGCTTACAG GCAGTGTGATCGGTCATTGGGTCAAGGTAGTGCAGCCTGTTAGGTTTGTCAAGGGATATAATGACTTGTTGCTGTTAACTCAGACAGTTGGCTTGCAG AACTATGGTGCTTTCCTTGAGAAAGATGGGGCAGGATTTAGAGGACATGTCAAACTGACTGGGTTTAAAAATGGGGATATTGACCTCTCAACATTGTTATGGACTTACCAG GTTGGGCTTAAAGGAGAGTTTTTCAAAATATACACCATAGAAGAAAATGACAAGGCAGGTTGGGCTGAGTTGTCGCTAGATGCCGATCCATCCACTTTCACCTGGTACAAG ACATACTTTGATAGCCCTGCTGGCACAGATCCAGTTGCTCTAAATTTAGGAAGCATGGGAAAGGGCCAGGCTTGGGTCAATGGCCACCATATAGGAAGATATTGGACACTTGTTGCTCCAAAAGATGGATGCCAAGAAATCTGTGATTATCGAGGGGCATACAACTCCGATAAGTGCTCAACAAATTGTGGGAAGCCTACTCAAACCTG GTACCATATTCCACGGTCATGGTTGCAGGCTTCAAGTAATTTGCTTGTTATCTTTGAGGAAATTGGAGGGAATCCATTTGAGATTTCAATCAACTCGCTTGCAGTTGGAACCATCTGTGCTCAAGTGTCAGAGTCTCACTACCCACCTGTCCAGAAGTGGTTAAATCCAGATTTTATTGATGAAAAGGGCAGAGTAAATGATCGGACACCAGAAATTCACTTGCAATGTCAAGACGGGTTTATAATATCTTCCATAGAATTTGCCAGCTATGGAAGCCCTCAAGGTCATTGCCAGAAGTTTTCTCAAGGGAACTGCCATGCTTCGAATTCTTTCTCCATAGTTTCTGAG GCTTGCCTGGGAAAGAATAGCTGTTCTGTTGGAGTATCAAATCTTGTATTTGGAGGTGACCCATGCCGGGGCATTGTTAAGACATTGGCTGTTGAGGCAAGATGCAGGTCACTACCAACTGTTGGTTTTTCTCAGCTCTGA
- the LOC133709779 gene encoding beta-galactosidase 9 isoform X3, giving the protein MHFGAVTSRREDSGFPVWLRDIPGIEFRTNNAPFKEEMQRFVKKMVDLMREEELFCWQGGPVIMLQIENEYGNMESSYGQRGKEYVKWAAEMALGLGAGVPWVMCKQVDAPGSIIDACNGYYCDGYKSNSYNKPILWTEDWDGWYASWGGRLPHRPVEDLAFAVARFFQRGGSFQNYYMYFGGTNFGRTSGGPFYITSYDYDAPIDEYGLLSEPKWGHLKDLHAAIKLCEPALVAADSPHYIKLGPKQEAHVYGTTVHTKGLNFTWFGRSQSQCSAFLANIDEHKSASVTFLGQKYNLPPWSVSILPDCRNVVFNTAKVGAQTSIKRVNSDLPLPVISENKNLYTMEPWMTLEEPISIWSENNFTVRGILEHLNVTKDHSDYLWHITRIFVSDEDISFWEESNISPAITIDSMRDVLRVFVNGQLTGSVIGHWVKVVQPVRFVKGYNDLLLLTQTVGLQNYGAFLEKDGAGFRGHVKLTGFKNGDIDLSTLLWTYQVGLKGEFFKIYTIEENDKAGWAELSLDADPSTFTWYKTYFDSPAGTDPVALNLGSMGKGQAWVNGHHIGRYWTLVAPKDGCQEICDYRGAYNSDKCSTNCGKPTQTWYHIPRSWLQASSNLLVIFEEIGGNPFEISINSLAVGTICAQVSESHYPPVQKWLNPDFIDEKGRVNDRTPEIHLQCQDGFIISSIEFASYGSPQGHCQKFSQGNCHASNSFSIVSEACLGKNSCSVGVSNLVFGGDPCRGIVKTLAVEARCRSLPTVGFSQL; this is encoded by the exons ATGCATTTTGGAGCGGTCACGAGCCGCAGAGAGGACAG TGGCTTCCCGGTGTGGTTGCGGGACATACCTGGAATAGAATTCCGAACAAACAATGCACCTTTTAAG GAAGAGATGCAGCGGTTTGTTAAAAAGATGGTGGATCTGATGCGAGAGGAAGAGCTGTTTTGTTGGCAAGGGGGTCCAGTAATTATGCTACAG ATTGAAAATGAATATGGAAATATGGAAAGCTCATATGGACAGAGAGGGAAGGAATATGTTAAGTGGGCTGCTGAGATGGCTCTAGGTCTCGGTGCTGGGGTCCCATGGGTCATGTGCAAGCAAGTTGATGCTCCAGGAAGTATT ATAGATGCATGCAATGGATACTACTGTGATGGATACAAGTCAAATTCATATAATAAGCCAATTCTTTGGACAGAAGATTGGGATGGATG GTATGCATCATGGGGTGGAAGATTGCCTCACAGGCCTGTTGAAGATCTTGCATTTGCAGTAGCACGATTTTTCCAACGTGGAGGGAGCTTTCAGAATTATTAtatg TATTTTGGTGGTACGAACTTTGGCCGGACTTCTGGGGGGCCATTTTATATTACCAGTTATGATTATGATGCTCCAATTGATGAATATG GACTGCTGAGTGAACCTAAATGGGGACATCTGAAGGATCTGCATGCTGCTATAAAGCTTTGTGAGCCTGCTCTTGTTGCTGCGGATTCACCGCATTACATTAAATTGGGACCAAAACAGGAG GCACATGTATACGGTACAACAGTTCACACTAAAGGCTTAAACTTTACTTGGTTTGGTAGAAGTCAAAGCCAGTGTTCTGCATTCCTCGCAAACATTGATGAACATAAATCAGCCTCTGTAACATTCCTAGGTCAAAAATATAATCTGCCACCATGGTCAGTCAGTATATTGCCAGACTGTAGGAACGTTGTGTTCAACACTGCCAAG GTTGGGGCGCAAACTTCCATAAAAAGAGTAAACTCTGATTTGCCTCTTCCAGTTATTTCCGAGAACAAAAATTTGTATACCATGGAACCCTGGATGACTTTAGAAGAGCCAATTAGTATTTGGAGTGAGAACAATTTCACAGTCCGAGGAATATTGGAGCATTTAAATGTGACAAAGGACCATTCTGATTACCTGTGGCATATAACCAG AATATTTGTTTCAGATGAGGACATCTCTTTTTGGGAGGAAAGCAATATTAGTCCAGCAATTACAATCGATAGCATGCGAGATGTGTTGCGTGTATTTGTTAATGGCCAGCTTACAG GCAGTGTGATCGGTCATTGGGTCAAGGTAGTGCAGCCTGTTAGGTTTGTCAAGGGATATAATGACTTGTTGCTGTTAACTCAGACAGTTGGCTTGCAG AACTATGGTGCTTTCCTTGAGAAAGATGGGGCAGGATTTAGAGGACATGTCAAACTGACTGGGTTTAAAAATGGGGATATTGACCTCTCAACATTGTTATGGACTTACCAG GTTGGGCTTAAAGGAGAGTTTTTCAAAATATACACCATAGAAGAAAATGACAAGGCAGGTTGGGCTGAGTTGTCGCTAGATGCCGATCCATCCACTTTCACCTGGTACAAG ACATACTTTGATAGCCCTGCTGGCACAGATCCAGTTGCTCTAAATTTAGGAAGCATGGGAAAGGGCCAGGCTTGGGTCAATGGCCACCATATAGGAAGATATTGGACACTTGTTGCTCCAAAAGATGGATGCCAAGAAATCTGTGATTATCGAGGGGCATACAACTCCGATAAGTGCTCAACAAATTGTGGGAAGCCTACTCAAACCTG GTACCATATTCCACGGTCATGGTTGCAGGCTTCAAGTAATTTGCTTGTTATCTTTGAGGAAATTGGAGGGAATCCATTTGAGATTTCAATCAACTCGCTTGCAGTTGGAACCATCTGTGCTCAAGTGTCAGAGTCTCACTACCCACCTGTCCAGAAGTGGTTAAATCCAGATTTTATTGATGAAAAGGGCAGAGTAAATGATCGGACACCAGAAATTCACTTGCAATGTCAAGACGGGTTTATAATATCTTCCATAGAATTTGCCAGCTATGGAAGCCCTCAAGGTCATTGCCAGAAGTTTTCTCAAGGGAACTGCCATGCTTCGAATTCTTTCTCCATAGTTTCTGAG GCTTGCCTGGGAAAGAATAGCTGTTCTGTTGGAGTATCAAATCTTGTATTTGGAGGTGACCCATGCCGGGGCATTGTTAAGACATTGGCTGTTGAGGCAAGATGCAGGTCACTACCAACTGTTGGTTTTTCTCAGCTCTGA